The Coregonus clupeaformis isolate EN_2021a chromosome 6, ASM2061545v1, whole genome shotgun sequence genome has a segment encoding these proteins:
- the LOC121568259 gene encoding 5'-3' exonuclease PLD3-like, producing MISDIPYEKMCDVESRREESRRKAQMYYRCLLGLTGVATLLLAALFLQTLLLPVVNSSPNKPGFKLPLPLTDTCTDPCKIVLLESIPEGLEFNSSVTNPSIYQAWLNLISEARSSVDIASFYWTLTNKDTGSHEPTANQGEDVLNRLAQVSGKLSVRIAVNTPTKSQPQEDINLLKSSGADVRAVNMRDLTTGVLHTKFWVVDNKHIYIGSANMDWRSLTQVKELGAVVYNCSCLAADLGKIFEAYWYLGQKDTPIPSPWPSSFNTPYNKDTPLQLPLNGTASSVYLSSSPPSFCAAGRTGDLQSILSVMEDAREFVYIAVMNYLPTMEFSQPKRYWAEIDTQIRRVAYEKRVKVRLLISCWASSSPVMIPFLKALDSMQEPKAKLDVQVKLFVVPANPKQKEIPFARVNHNKYMVTDKVAYIGTSNWSGDYFVNTAGSALVVNQTAAQSAEPTVQAQLQAVFERDWDSAYSTPILQHTDLKMVC from the exons TATTATAGGTGTCTGCTGGGTCTCACTGGGGTGGCCACCCTGCTATTGGCTGCCCTGTTCCTCCAAACCCTGCTGCTTCCCGTGGTTAACTCCTCCCCAAACAAGCCCGGCTTCAAGCTCCCACTTCCTCTCACTGACACCTGCACCGACCCCTGCAA AATCGTTCTATTGGAGAGCATCCCAGAGGGGTTAGAGTTCAACTCTAGTGTCACCAACCCATCCATCTACCAGGCTTGGCTGAACCTGATTAGTGAGGCTCGCAGTAGCGTGGACATCGCGTCTTTCTATTGGACGCTCACCAACAAAGACACAGGCTCTCACGAGCCAACAGCGAATCAG GGTGAGGATGTCCTGAATAGGCTAGCTCAGGTGTCGGGAAAGCTCTCTGTCCGCATCGCTGTAAATACACCAACAAAGTCCCAACCTCAGGAAGACATCAATCTCTTGAAAAGTTCTG GTGCTGATGTAAGAGCCGTGAACATGCGGGATTTGACCACTGGAGTACTTCACACCAAGTTCTGGGTGGTGGACAACAAGCACATCTATATTGGCAGTGCCAACATGGACTGGAGGTCCCTTACCCAG GTGAAGGAGCTGGGGGCTGTGGTGTACAACTGCAGCTGCTTGGCTGCAGACCTGGGGAAGATCTTCGAGGCCTACTGGTATCTTGGGCAAAAAGACACACCCATCCCGTCCCCTTGGCCCAGCAGTTTCAACACTCCTTACAATAAGGACACGCCCCTGCAGCTGCCACTTAATGGCACAGCCTCCAGCGTGTATCTGTCG AGCTCTCCACCATCTTTCTGTGCTGCCGGGAGGACCGGAGACCTGCAGTCTATTCTCAGTGTGATGGAGGACGCACGGGAGTTTGTCTACATCGCTGTCATGAACTATCTGCCCACCATGGAGTTTTCACAACCCAAAAG GTACTGGGCAGAAATTGACACTCAGATCAGACGCGTGGCATACGAGAAGCGGGTGAAGGTGCGCCTGCTCATCAGCTGTTGGGCGAGCTCTTCGCCTGTCATGATCCCCTTCCTGAAAGCCTTGGATTCAATGCAGGAACCCAAGGCCAAGCTGGATGTCCAGGTG AAACTCTTTGTTGTGCCAGCCAATCCCAAGCAGAAAGAAATCCCCTTTGCCAGAGTCAACCATAACAAGTACATGGTGACAGACAAGGTTGCCTACATAG GTACCTCTAACTGGTCTGGAGACTATTTTGTGAACACTGCTGGATCGGCTTTGGTGGTGAACCAAACGGCTGCCCAGTCAGCGGAGCCTACGGTCCAGGCACAACTACAGGCCGTGTTCGAAAGGGACTGGGACTCCGCCTACAGCACCCCAATCCTCCAGCACACCGACCTCAAAATGGTGTGTTAG